The genome window ttaatatgtcgCCACTTCccttctgggctcagggcaggtcacaacatatatgaaacatttaaaacatctagTAAATATTCAATAAAGTAAAAGAaagcttaataataataaaatatttagaaACATCAAACAATGAAATATAAGAAACATCTAATAATAAACATCTTGAGAAGTATAATAAAACCCGAGTAACTTATTAAGTTTCAATTCAGTAAAAATggacagtacagtacagtaaagtTTTACAGTACTTCACACGCAGCCAAGAGGGCAACTCacttcacacattacaaagtccttgtgCCCCCTATATGGCCACCACAGGGTCGGTATGCTTTATACTCAGAACTGGATTCCCATGGTATGGACCAAACTCATAGTGGGATCAGGAGGAAGGCTTTTAAGCCTTCCCCGTACCATTTTCCtgccctggagaactgctgtttGCTCCAATGAAGAAATTTGCATCTACAACTGGCTACACCTTATATTTTTCCAATGGAGCAAATAGTCACTTCCCAGATCATTGCAGACTGGCAAAATAACAGATGCTTGTCTTATTAGTATGGTTCCCACTGAGGAAGGGGAGTAAATGTTAACCTAGTTTTTAGGTTAGATGAATTACCATCATAGTTTCTGAAATGCTTCtactttatttttcttgtttttcttttgcagcaGGTGCCTGGGCATTCGCTGCTGTCCCAGTGCTCCTCCTGTTCATCTTGGTTCTTTTCATCGTCCTTCTTCTCTACCAGTCCAAAAGTAGACCTGTCAAAAGCCCCCAGGCTTTGGTACGGAAAGTATGGCTGGCTATATTTGAAATATAGAAAGCACAAGATGGATCCCTCAATTAACATCCAGTCAGCAGTTCTTACCCAGTAGCCTGGCAAAATTCATTACCTTTCATGATGTTAGGGTGGATAAGATTACCAGCCAGatggggggtgggctgggggcagggacagagggagaggaaactgcgccgGGGGCACAACCTTCCTGCGCGCACCCCTGCGCCCCACCCCTGGGAGGGAGGGTCTGGGAGCGATTTTTTCACCCCCCAAtggcattgccccccccccccgacccgtTGCAGCTTTGCAACTGGTTGGCGGGTTAAAATTTACCTAGCTAAAAAAGAAGTTTCTGCAGAGAGCAGGTCTCAGCCACAGAGCACATCTAGAAAAGTTTACCTGCCTGCCCCACACCAAAATGTTCTGTAATTTTAAAGCTCCCCACCTAGTTtaactaaagcagtggttcttaaACTTCTGAAAGtagaattcatttcaaaatttactgtaactttattttagattttggCTTCCACTTGCAAAGTCATTCCATTCTATTTTCTCCCTCCTCAACATCAAACGTGGGACTCTCACAACAGCTAACCCTGAATATATTTACATGTCTTTTTCCAGAGCCAGCTTCACAAGCAGCTTTTTCAGCACCAGGCTGTTTGGCTGAAAAAAGCCGAAAAGGCTTTTGGCGGGCGGGTTTCTATTTGGCTTAACCAAATGGCCCACCCTAATCGTATCTTGAATGACAACTGGGTCACCCCTACCAATTCCCTTCTGCAGTGCAGAGCTGCAGGAAAGTGTCAAATGGTTTCTAGGTCATGTGTCAAGAGTGTGGCATGGAAGGCCTGGATGTGGGAGAAATGCCCTGAACCATATGCAATATGGTGAAAGCTCCCTGGCAGAACTGTTGAAGGAAGAGGTTTTTTTGTCACAGCAGAAAGCCTAAAAATACAAAGATGCACAATAGCTTCTACTATACctctttcaacaaaaagaactcagTGGGGTTCTGCATTTTAAGGTGGAAGTTCAATTAGTGTGTTTCCACTTTACAAATTTGCGATCATTGAACaatatcaaaacaaaacagattttgtGGAGGAGAGAAAGCCAAGAGTACACTTCTGTGCTCAATCCTGATTGGTGGGAGCGGACCCATCAAACTGCACTTTCCCGTCAGCAGCTTTGAACTGCCTCTTCGCCCCCGTTAAACCACCACCCTCACCTCCCTTTGCACCTCCTGCAGTTGTTAGTACTGGTGGTCTTAAAAAGCGTGTTTCAATGATCCCTGCAAAGAGCCCTAAGATTAAACAAAGCTGCCCCCAAGTGAGGCAGAGCACAACCCTGCATGCAAAACTAGTGCCAGGGACTCCTTGAGAACTCCTAACATGCCCTGGGAGTTTGCTCTCCTTTCTGTGTAGACAGCTGGAGCTGGCAGGGACACCATTGTGCATTCCAcatagggaggggaggaagagcagAAGGCAGCCAGCAACCCTCCTCTGGGGGAAAGATGGAGAGTCCCCAACGCCAGCTTGCCACCACCCAACAGGAAGGGATCTTGTATGCTCTGCTGCTTATCTTCTATACAGTCTAGTGAAGGGCAGCAGCTACCTCTCCCCTATGTTGAGTTTACACAATTAAGAGCATAAAGCTGTTCCCCATTCAATCCATTAGCTGCtagagccattttttccccaaggagACATTAGTGATTGGCCAGTCTTGTTGCTGGGATTTTATGAAGTCTATCggagggggggcgggcagggaggTAGCACTGTGTAACCCGATTTCATCAGATCATAGAAGGTAAGCAGATtgggtacttggaagggagaccatcaaggaaggatttgcagaggaaggcagtggctaactgcttttcacttgcctttaaagccccttgctgggttcaCCTAACTACGGAAGCTACTGAGGGAGACATTAAATGGTGGCTGCTTGAAACAGGCACTAGGACCCTGCAGAGCACAGCTCTGAAAATAAGGTCTGGAAGGAAGTGGTGGCATTTTAATACACAATTGCTcttggttctttatgttgaaaagggtataggagtaaccaaaacaacacaaaacaaaacagtgtgtAAACTAttgagttctccagaattcttcaCCAGGCTAAATGCTacacaaaaaaagatttttaaagatggagaagaaaaaagatgATGTACCAAAGAATAATTTTAAGACCTGTTCATGCCAGGATCCGTGTGCTTAATGCTATGCAGGAATCCAGATTTCAGAATGGTGCTGGTATCAGGTTACACCTTGGTTTCGGTGTTCTCTATTGAAATTACAAAGGCCAGCAATTTTTCTAGCAATTAAATAGTTCTACCATCTGCAGAGAAAAATAATCACAAAATGCATTTCTCTGGAGCTCACTGATGTTCAATTAAATATAGTGTACTTCAGATGAAACCACAAAGTTATTGCTTTGGCTAttataggttttccaggctgtgtggccatggtctggtagttttgctagATCATgcccgcacagcctggaaaacttaaAACAGCCAGTTAAGCccagccatgaaaggctttgacaGTTCACTGACTATTTTGTTAAAAATATGTTTCCTGACTAATCAAACACTTGATACTTGGATTTGAAATTCAGAGCTGCTCAATTTCTTGATATTTGCTATTTGGCAGTATTCGTTAGGGTTAGCACATaatacatgaacacatgaaattgccttatgAAAGTCAAAATATTGGCCTGACTAGACCACTATAACCCACATAAGTGCTCTAATATCTCAATCAAAGGTTCTCCCTGAGATCCTTCAACTGGAGAGGCCACAAACTTAATTTAGAAACTTCTATATGCAGAACATGAACTTGTTGGCTCCTTTCCATAATTCACTGTTTGAATAGATGGCATTTAAAGGCTTATAGTATTTCCTTGATATCATGCAAGGGTATTGAATATTCCACAATTGGCAGTTTATGAGATTTCATCTGTAACATCTGTCTCAGTCCTTTGAagcagtgggggggggttggtgccacccccgcccccacctgcaccccacttaccatAGCTGAAAGACTTAAAAGCtgttaagtttttaaaagttaaaaagaacagcctggctgggccgccatGGGGTGCCTGGcctccaccaggctgctccaggccacAGGGCAGCCCAAGGAGGGGAGTGTGGGGAGTGATCCTCTGCCCCCCATGCCACTGCCCAACCCCGCCCCCAGCCACGTGGTAGCTACGCCTATGCTTTGAAATGAATGAGAAGAGTATAGCTCTATTTAGGTTTAGATGCATTTTGAAGAGGAAATTTCTCACTTGAAATATAAATAGAGGAACTAGAAATTTGGCTGGATTTTGAATATTTGCCAGTGCGTGTTTTTGCTCTTCGCACAAGAGCAAGATTTCCATATCAGtttaaactcttttaaaaaggattacaAAATAAAAGGCAGAACTGTTTGTCTCGAAATGATCAGCTTCATCCTCTCTCCCCAAttaggaattttccagccttaAATATCCGAAGAAGTTCTTGGAATTCAACAAAAAGGAATTCATCAGTGTCTTGACATGCCCTGGACACCCTGTTGGAGTTGAAAATAGAAGTAGGCTTATACCCCAGGTTCGTTCACAGTTGGTTCCGGCTGTGTTAGAAGAATATGggcatgaagaggaggaggatgaagaagatgatgaagatgatgatgatgatgatcctgGCAGCCACATACCATATACAGAAATTCGTCCATTCCAGAAGAATGAGCTACACAGCCAGATGGTTGGTCTGGATGAGAAAGGGTCCAAACCATGCTCTGAATCTGACAGTTCTGAGCTTGATGAAGGCTCTATGCCAGGTTTATGCCAAGGATCTATGCCAAGGTCCTTTGTTTTGACAAACACAGTCTTTGAGGAGACACATTCCAGGTACCATGGGTGTGAGACCCCTTCACTTTCTGCAGGTACCTCTTCAGAGAAATCCTCGGCATGTTCAGACTGTTACCTGGCTTCTCAAAGAGGTCTGGAAGATTTGGATCACAATACAGAGGTCTTGTTTCAGTTGTCTGACTGTAAcctccccactgggaaattattTATACCTTTAGAAAGTGTTTGGGACGCTAGTTTTGGGACCCTAGGAGACCAACAAATATCACTGTTTAGAGAACAAAACCATCAGGACTTCTGTGACCTCTTTCTTGAGGATGAGAAACTATCTGCAAATTACTCTTGTGGTTATAAAGGAGATGTGGTTGAAGAGTCTCCTTTGAAGGTGCCTTCTAGAGATGACTTGGAAGACAGTATGCTGGGTGGAAACAAGGGCTCCGTAGCGGACTGTTCTCCACAACCTAAATACCATGGATATCGGTCCAGGCCTGTGCATTATCTTTCAAGAATTTTACCGGAATGATTGGTACCGGCCTCCTCAGAGTACCCACAGAGATTAGACGTTTCTTCCCATCGAGATCAGATTTGCAAATTTTGCACTAACATGTCCAAATTCTACAATAAGGAGAGGCAAATGGGAATCACAGATTCATTGCCCAGAAGATATTGTGTGAATCAGGCTTGTGCACATTTTTTAGTTTCACTCAAGGCTTTTTGGAGTGTGACAATAATTAGCGTGTACATCCTGTTTCCCTGCATTTGTTCCATCGTGTTCATTGGTAACAGAGACACACAGGGCAACAAGAAGCTATTGAGCTCTCTATATGCAAAAAAAGTATTAATTCTGAATGGAGACTTTGCCATGAGATTTTGAATTTTCTCCTGAAACTgatgccctttctgcacagcggcagcagtacttctccaccggcataatttatgccggtggaggtgtggggactgcttgCACGAGCAGTCCCAGCTCCCTCCCTctcggtcgccctcccccactcacctgcctctccagcatcgcTCTGAAAACCCCTGGATGTCGGAGTatagtgtgggcgggtccctgcagttcTCCAAAGCAtcactggagaggcaggtgagtgggagcgacggGGAAAGAGGCGACTTCCCTGCGGTGTGGTTCACACCGCGCCACTGGGaagatgcagtttttaaaaaacctcgctcaatgagcgaggttgtTAGGGACAGCTTCACGCTGCCCAGGGAAAGGCAGGACAGCGCTACTGCGATGCAGGAACGCCGGCCATGAGACTGCTCTCccagggactgcgtttttgccgtccctgggacgcttcatttggtctgtgcggaaagggcctgagtggcAGATACCAGGGCTCTTGGTAGGCCAAACCCAGTGAGATGAATATTAATCCAGAACAAGGGTATCATCTATATAGCAATTACAAGACTGAGAAAACTGGCTGGTTTAATAAGCAGAGATTGATAACCTGAAGAAGGAATCTATAGTGATGATGAGAGAACTGGCAAGAAATTGTAGGAGCTGAAGTGGCAGATTATGGGCATCATATCCAGAACTGGTAATCAATACTATATAAACCCCCAACCAATCAGGAGGCTAGGCTGGGGCCTATCAGAGCCTGATAAATGCATGAAGAAGTGGTGATAGGGAGAGAGATTTTACCACTGTTGTCTTTTAATGCTGCAAGTGTGGCTGAACATAAACACTTCTCTCCCTAGACCATAGCCAGCCAAATTGGGTTCCAAAATCTAGTGGGTTTTCTTTTCCACAAGAGGTGACTTCCAGTTGTTAGTGCTGGATACTCTGCAATTATGAGTACGACTTATACAGTGCAGTCATTCTGAGGGTTATTTTTTAAGATAAATTTTGATCACAGCTCCTTATGTCTGAACAAGTTTGCAGAACTGAAAGAACTCTGCTGGGAAGCCTGAACAAGATTGTGGTGGAGTCTTCCATGTTGCTTTGCACATTTGCCTCACTTCCTGGTAGAGTCTCGCGACATACTGGTGTCTGCACCCTTACCAGCATATTGTCCAAGTCTTCTGAACAGTTCTGACATCACCCTGGTGTGCAGTGCTAGAATACAGTGTGGTTCTGTTATGTCAAAGATGTGTCGGGCTATTCTGGCCATCAGACACCCATCAGACTGTTCCCAAGCCAATTTTGGCATCTGCCCATGAATCATGTGGAGTTCAGCCTGGGAAAAAATAGCTATGGAGGTCACTCATTGGTTGACTTATGGAACCAGTGCACATTCTGATTCAGTCTTGACTTCCAACGATGCAAGTTTCTGGCTTTCATGAACAAAATGTGGATAGAATTATTTGTTGCTCAAAACCAAAGCTTCAGATATGAAACACCTCAGCATCAAAAAGGTTCTGTAGGAGCCTTTGAGCTTCAATTCAGTATTCCTATGCAGTTGCCAGGATAAGAAACATGTTTGCATATTTGGAGAGTTAGTTATGTAATTGGTAAAATATATCCCTTTATAAAGGCTGCTGTTGGAACCGAAATCCACTTCACTTGAACACAAGAGGGCATCTGAGATCCTGAACTGTTACTATGGTGGATCCAACCATGTTAATGAAACTGAAGATCCCTCCTGTTTTCTTAAGCAGAGAATAGTGATTTTTGCTCATTTCACATACCCTACACACCTCCATAATGTTGTTCCtaaaaatttgttaaactttcctCCATAACAACATTTCCAGGGGCTACAGTGGGCTGGAGAAAGCTGTGAAATTTACCACCCCTTCTTGAAACCTGAAGGCAGCTTAAGATTTTCTGAACTGCATGGTTGGATTGACAGTGCTACAGGTTCAAATATAGTTCTTCTGCTATAGACCAACATGACTACTTATCTGAAACTTTGATGGTACATTTCTGCTTACATAAATAGAGCATTAACGATGCATatgctagcccaggggtgtccaaatctggcaccccagatgtacatgaactacgattcccatcagcccctgccagcatggccaattagccatgctggcaggggctgatgggaatcgtccATGAATATCtcgggcgccagagttggacccccctgtgCTAGCCCCTATAGATTGCTGAGTCCTTACTAAGAGGCATTGCTTTGCTTTTGCCAGCCCCCAGTTTTTGTCAACTAGTCACTTTGAGAACAACCTGAAAGGCCATGCCATTGTCATGCCAGTGTTCCATCCACCAGCCCATTGTCATGCCAGTGTTCCGTCCACCAGCCCATTGTCGTCTGTGTCCTGCTGCCTGAAAAAGGAAGAACACTCAGAAGGGAGAttgtttctttctcttgcttGCAGGCTTCTGTGttcccactcccttccctccttccaagCTATTTCAGGAAGCGTGGAGGTACAGAGGAGAAAGGACACAGCAAGTCAGGGTTCAAGCTTTCAGTGGGTCACATCTGATCCAATTGGATGCCTTGTGCCAATCTCTGTCCAAGTGTTTCAAAACCCCTTGGACCGCTCTCTCAGGTTTATATCCCTTGTGGGGATGTTGGAGAAAACAAATCTTGTTCAGGATACTTTCCATTTTTCCCTTACATCCTACATTTGCCAAGGCCGCGTTTTCAGAAACTACTATTCTCTTGTAGTTACATTTGGGGGATtcaaacagtattttttttttagtaatgtttACTGTGATAAAGTTTGAGATGCACATATACCCATCCATTCTAattcagttctgttccacaaaatTTCTCTTGAGGCCTTGAAGGGAACAGTTCCTTTTCAGcaacatcagcagctggtctgctACTTTAAGAAATCCTAGATGGGTAACTACAACCTCACGTTTGCCTGTATGTAAGGTTTCAAGATCCTCAGTCTATCTTTTAAATTTGCTGCATTAGGAGAGGAGGTGGCTACAGCTTATGTTATTAATTCCCACTCagttcttcttcctgctcctatAGAAGAGTGTGTAGAACAGGCTGGAGGGGGCATACAAAAGGAAAGGGGCCAGGGAAACCGGCGGTCTTATCTCCTGATTGAGCAGCAGATTTGAAAGtgtatttaggtggaatctttggGTTGTGAGTCGCGACCAGTAGACTGAGTGGTGTATTGTATGTCTGTGTTTTTGTCCCCAAAGTATTGAGTAGTCTTAGTCTATTTAAATGTGTGATGTTTACATTGTTATAAACTGTATGGTTTATTTCCCTATCaagggaaaaataaatgttttaaaatgtgtactAAAACAATTCTTGTGAACTGAAGGTACCATGAATCTGTCTTTCCTACACTCTTCTTCAGTAAGGCAGACTCGAGGGTTAATGAAATCTGAATTTATTGAGAACTTGTGATGGATCCACCACTGGCTATTGTCAGAACTGATATTCAATAAGTATAGCAGTGAATATAAGGCTCAACTAAAGCCCATCCCCTCTCTTTCTTCTCCAGCCAAAAGCAAAACTCCTGCTGGACACAACAGTCTCCAATGTCAGAGGATAAGATAACTACATTCTCAGGTACAGGCGCAAAAGCCAACAACAGTTAGCAAAGCGGGCCAATGCAGGAAAATGGCACTTTGGCACTGCGCTGCTAGGCACCAGAAGTGTCGGCAGACTGCGCAGAGCTAGGGCTCTTCCAAGCCACCacaggtcagtctggtaacagttatgccaataaaggatttCTGAGCATGTGTGtaaataaagtgccatcaagttgcatttgaattctggcaaccctatgaattgtATCCTCTCTCATTAACATCCTCTCTCCTACAGTATCCTCTCTCATTAACATCCTCTCTCCTACAGTATCCTCTCTCATTAACAACCATGCTCAAGTCCTGTAAACTGAaagccgtggcttcctttactgagtgaatccatcttatgttgggccttcctcttttcctgctgcctttttcctaacattattgtgaTTTCCAGTTAgttttgccttctcataatgGGACTGATGTACtctgtttaatcattttagcttctagggagagatCAGACTAGAATGGATCTAGAACcgacttatttgtcttttgggcaaaccataaaactctcctccaccaccacagtTAAGAATATAACAGttttcttctgtcagctttctttataatCTGACTTTAGTAATGGAGGATACCAtaatatgaattatcttgatcttgatcTCCAGTAACATTTTCATATACTTGAGGAGATTTTCTGGTACTTTCAGCTGCCCTTCCCAAGTCTCAcctctttctgatttctttcttGCAGTCTACCTTTTTGTTGAGGAATAAGGAGTCTTCaataatttcaatttcctcatcaACAGCTCTAAAATTGTGTAATCCTCACTACATTACTTTtgacttcttgatgttcagctgtcaTCCTGCTTTTTTTCCAGCCCAGGGCTTACCTACAGAAAATACTGCTTGGGGCCAGCGGTGAAATTGTGCTCCTCCGTTTCCCAGGCAGGGACAACAAAAGGAGTGCAATAGGCAGGTGCCTCCTCTCCCACCTACCCAATTTACCATTCCAGCGTTTGCTCGGCTCAGCACGTCCCAGTCTCTTCCCTCCACCAACCACATCCCCAGCAACAGAGGCTGGCAGAAGGGCATTCCTTGCCAGGATTGCTGTGCTCCTCGTGCAGGAACCTCTACCCAGCTGACCTCACATCACTGTGGACACAGACTGTTGCCTCCAACCATGCCAGGCTGCACTTCACACACCTCCCCAGCCAAGCCGGCAGCACCCAGCAGAGCACACACATGCCCACTTGCCCTCCCTTGCTTGTCCCACCAAGCACAAGGGCTGCTCCGGTTGCCTTCCAGCTGGCCTGCTGTCCCTGGGGAAGGATCCTCCACAGCCCAGAGTGCCACACTGATCGCTGAAGCTtgctgctggggggtgggaggggcacagCTGGCCAAATACAACTTCATGCCCTCCCTCCACTCCAGCTTCTGCTGTCTGCCTGAGTTTGGAGGCAGCTGAACAGAGCTTGGGAAAGAGGCAGGCCTGTAGTGGCAGAGGCAGATGgcctgggcagcagcagcagcctgaagcAGTGGGCAGCAGAGGCCCAGGCTGGGGTGTGGGGGCACAGGAGGAGGATGCAGCATGGCAGGCTACCCAATGCACCCCTTCGCTCCCaaaggggaggaggcagccaaatgcacccccatgtgacgtATTGAAGTGGCGCCTGGGGTGTCAGCCACCTCTGTCCTCCCCTAAATACACCATTgcttaaccttcatcagtagctGTTTCCAGTCTTCATTTTCTGCCATTAATGTGGTGTCACCTGCATACTGCAAATTGTTAAAGTTCCTCAGAGCTGTATCTAGAAAAAATGAAGCCTGAGGCAAAATCCGACttttttgcccccttccccctagTGCTCAGGTCTACTGTCCAGAGCTGGCAAGCACAGGCTGGGCCTGGTGAtgcccccatgtgattagatgccGTGTGCCTGGGGACGTGTGATTCCCTATGTTTCTGGCAGATGTCCCTTCCATCAATTTTCTCTTCATCTTCCTCTAAATGCAAACCAGTTTTATGTTGGGTTCTGCATATAGGCTGAAGAGTGAAGGAGGTAAAATACagccttgtctgacacctttgcctaATGGAAACCATGCTGTTTCTCCATTTTCTAATAGTAGCCTCTTGTTCAGAGTACAGGTTGCTCACCAAACTATCAGATATTGTGGTAcacccatttctttaaaaaacaacgaGGGTTTCATGATTcatacagtcaaaagctttgctgtaatctataaaATACCACAGGTTTTCTTCTGAAGTTCTTTGGTATGCTTCAGTAACCGCTGTAAATTTCcagtatgatctctagtgcctcctCCTTTTCTGAATGCAGACTGAACATCTGGTATGTCTTGTTCCACATATAGTAAGAGTCTTTCAACACATTAGACTGAGGGAGCATAACTCTGTTTTCCCTTTGGTGAGTAAAAGACgttctgtacatgctcagagtCATTCATTTCTTTACACAGGCAAGTTACAAAGGAGATTTGTAATTTATGTTTAAAACCAAGTAATGGGCTCAGTTAAACTGGGTATTAATTTTTCTGCTTCTCCCGTAGTTGCAGTTACTCTTGAGATACATTTCCCAATGCAAATCAGGCAACCTTTAATTACTATATATATATCACTCCAGATTTTTGCCTAGTGGTATTTGTTTTACTGTAAATAttagaaaggaaagaaacaaatagGGCCAAGGGAGAAGAGATGAGATGATAGGGAATGAATTTGGTCAAGAAGGGGTTAAATTACTCTATTTTAGCTCTTCTTGCAGCTGCCCCTCCCTTACACCTTTCTACTCAAAGcaaaaaatgtttgcatttttcttcttATTTCTCTGCAAAGGAGAGAGCTGGAaacttttttaaatgaatgctggAAATTCAAAGATGGCAATATGCCATTTGCTGTGAGGGTATTGCCCTCAAATagtattagaatcatagagttggaagagactacaaaggccatcaagtccaaccctttgccaTGCGGAaagatacaatcaaagcactcctgacagatggccacccagcctcagttaaaaaacctccaaagaaggagactctaccccccgcccacttggaggcagcatattccactgctgaacagccctcaccatcaggaagttcttcctaatgtttaggtggaatctcttttcctgtatcttaaactcattactccttgtcctagtctctgcaacagaaaacaagcttgctccgtcttcaacatgacaccccttcaaatatttaaacatggctatcatgtcaccccttcactttctctcctccagactaaacatacctatcTTCCTAAGCCGCTCCGCATAAagaatggaatccagaccttttatcattttggtcaccgtcttctggacctgttctagcttgtcagtatccttcttgaattgcagcacCCAGAACTcgacacagtatttcaggtgaggtctgattaatgcagaatagagtggcactaatatgtcccttgatctagacactatattcctattgatgcagctcagaattgcattggctttcttggctgcctcatcacattgctgactcatattcagtttgcgGTCTACTAAgatttccagatccctttcacatgtactgctcCCAAGCCAGaagtcacccatcctatatctgtacatttcatttttttccctgcctaagtgtagtatcttatatttatctctgttgaaatgcattttgctagttttggcccagctctctaattggtccagatcattttgaattctgaccttgtcctctggggtattaactACCCCCTAATTTGAGGTCATCTgccaatttgattagcatgccctctatttcatcatccaagtcattgataaaaatagcactgagcccaggacagaaccctgtagcaCCCAACTTCTCTCCGGGATGAAGATGAGACATTGGTAAGCACCCTTTTGGTT of Sphaerodactylus townsendi isolate TG3544 linkage group LG06, MPM_Stown_v2.3, whole genome shotgun sequence contains these proteins:
- the IFNLR1 gene encoding interferon lambda receptor 1, whose protein sequence is MTLWRLVALLSFSRVLLGEMLLPPPPNVTLVSKDFNLFLTWLPGADYPPGVFYSVQWTNVYNDWKDFLPCRNISETVCNITCASPDVFHSYDVRVKAQASAGTSASAWVNWEGIEYEVDVKLAPPDLQVRKNGDTIVVNATFSYPLCLKDLFHDLTADLEIREVGTNNTEKITVKNTEDFDASVFNGNEYCFSARAKLDNMHSNFSEPTCLQLHKAGAWAFAAVPVLLLFILVLFIVLLLYQSKSRPVKSPQALEFSSLKYPKKFLEFNKKEFISVLTCPGHPVGVENRSRLIPQVRSQLVPAVLEEYGHEEEEDEEDDEDDDDDDPGSHIPYTEIRPFQKNELHSQMVGLDEKGSKPCSESDSSELDEGSMPGLCQGSMPRSFVLTNTVFEETHSRYHGCETPSLSAGTSSEKSSACSDCYLASQRGLEDLDHNTEVLFQLSDCNLPTGKLFIPLESVWDASFGTLGDQQISLFREQNHQDFCDLFLEDEKLSANYSCGYKGDVVEESPLKVPSRDDLEDSMLGGNKGSVADCSPQPKYHGYRSRPVHYLSRILPE